In the genome of uncultured Paludibaculum sp., the window CGAAACGCACGTGACCGTCGTCGAGAATGGTGAGGATGTTGGAGCCGGCAGGCTCGAAGCCTGCGTCGTGCTGATAGGAGAACCAGGGGCTGGGATCGTCGGACCTGGCCGTGAAGTCGCCATCCTTGCCCAGCCGCCAGAGGATTTTGCCACTGCCCTTCCCGTTCTTCCAGTCGATCTTCAGAACCCAGTTCTGTTCGGGCATCGAGATGAGGAAGTCGCCGCTGGAGGCGATGTAGTTCAGGGAGTTGCTGTGGGTCCAGCCGTTTGCTTCCGCGGCCAGGAAGATGGGCGTGCATCCACCGCCGCCGCGGCCTTCCTTGCATTTGGCGTTGTAGAGGGACGCCCGCTTCAAGTCACAGTGGTCGAAGGTGTTCCAGAAGGCAGTAACCTGGAAGTCTTCGTCGAGGTCGAGAACGATGTCACCGAGAACATCGACCGGCTCTTTCGATCCCTGTGTCCCGGCGGGCAGGATGCGTTCGAGCCCCGCGATGGCGAGGGTGTGGCCGTTGGGGAGCCGGATGGCTTCGTGGTGAAAACCGGGGACACATTCCTTGCTGCCCTTCTGGCAGTCGGAGTGGATCCCGCGGAGTTCCAACTGCTCAGCAACGCGGCCGATGTTGGTCTCGCGGATGACGTTCCCGGCCAGGTCCACCTCACGCAGTACCTGCAGTCGCCGCATGGCGTTGACGGAATTCTGGCCTTCCGCCATGGCGAGAAACCGGCCGCCGGGGAGGACTCGCGTCAGGAAGTCGGCGGAGCGCATGTACCAGATGGTGCGGCCGTCCAGATCGACGGCGAAGGGCCGCCGGCCGGAGGCGACCGAGGCCGCGCTGAAGATCAGGACGGGGTCGGAGGCGGGCTGGCCGCCGGTGCGGGGTACGGCGATGGAGACGGGCGAGAAGTCTCCGTCGATCATGCCGGTGTGGAACGGCAACCAAGCTTCCGCCTTTGCGGTGCCTCCGGTGACTACCTCCGAGCGCAGGCGGTACTCCGTGTCGGCGCGCATCCCGGCGATGTAGATGTTGTTGCTGAGAGTGCCACGGCAGGGCTGGTCGGGTGTGCGGGTTAGTGTTTCTTCGCCTGCCGGCTGGAATGCGGCACGAAACTGGCTGCCTTCCGGACAAGGCGGCGCGCTGAGGAGGGCGACGAGGGGATGCGCTGTCGGCGTGACGACGGAGCCTTTGCCCTTGACTCGCGAGATGATGCGGAAGCGCAGCTCATCTTCGGCCAGCTCCTTCGTTTTGTTGTTGCGGGCGATCAAGTGGATGGCGGCGTCGTGCTCGTACAATTCGGGGGTCCAGACGAACTCCTTGTCCTGGCTGAAGTCGCGGACCACCCGGAACGGCCCGCCATCGACGCTGACCGAGTAGCGATAGGCGTGTGTCCCGACGGCGTTGTCGACGCGGGGCGTCAGGCCGATGGAGGTGCCCACGGGTTGAGGTGAGGGCAATGTTGCGTGGAGATGAACGGCCAACGGTGCCGCAGCAGCGCTGCCGGCCAACGAGGCAAAAACGAGCAGCCGACCCAGAATGTCCCGCATGGGCCAGTAGTATGGCATACGGATGACAATCTTGAAAGATCTATATGGAAATTTGTCGGTAGTAAGTCAATCTGTCCGCTTTTATTCACACACGATCTGTCCGCATCAGTTGACCGCACCCGATGATCCTTTTCTGCTCGCCGAAGGCGGCTTCCGGGTCTTCGGACGTACCTTTCTCGTCGTCGTCGGGGCGGTGGGAAAGTGGGAATCCCGGCTCGGCGGGATTTCCAAGGGACGGTGGGAGCCGTGGGAAACCGCCTCGCGGTTTTCCTCGGCTTCCTCGGGCCCGCCTTTTCCACAGTCTTCCTTTCGTGATTGTCGAGTGTCCCGCAATCGTGCGCCCTCGGCTGTGTAGCGGCCTACCACATGCGGTCCAAATCGGATCGACACCGTTCCATCCAGGTGCTCGTGAATGGTCACTGTGCTCTTCGCCAGGGAGTGGCGGAAACGGCTCTTCTCCAGTTGCCAGCTCTGGTCGCCGATCGCCACCGTGTTATCCCGATCTACCACGCGCTCAGTCTGCACCGTGAACACCCAGTTCAGATCGGCGCGCGTCGTCTTCCGAAACGCCGTCCCTGTCTCCTTCGCCTCAACCGTGAACTTCTCGTTGAACTCGCCAATGTAACGTTCGGCCAAGAACTCATTGGCCCTTTCCGCGGTGGTGATCCCCGCCAGCCGCAACTCCTGTGGCAGTCGGCCCTGCCAGGTCCCGAAGCTCCGCTCTGACCGGCCTCGCGCTTGTGGCGAGTAGGCCGCGATCATCTGCACGCCCAACTCCTTCATCGCTCGCCCAACCTGCGTCAGACGGCCCTTATCAACCTTCCCGCCCGCTTTCGGCGTCACGAAAAAGTGGCTGCCCCGGTCGCTGTACAACGCACAGAACAGACCCTTCGACTCAATCACATGCCGCAGGCCCGCCATCACCGTCCGCGTCGATTCCTCCTCCACCAACTGTGCGTAGTAGATCTCCTTCGTCGCATCATCCAGGATCACGATCAGGTCATACCATCGCTCATCGCTGAACCACTGGTGCTTGCTCCCGTCGATGTGCAGCAGCATCCCCGGCAGCGGTCGAGGCTCCCGTCTCCGCCGATGCTTGGCCCGCCTACCCCGCTTGGCCACCAAGCCCGCACCCTGCAGCGCCTTCTGCACCCACGTGTAGCTCAGCTGGATGCCGTGTTGCTCGCGCAGCTTCTCGTGAAAGTGCCGCATGTTCAGGTCATAGTAGGTTTCCTGGTACAGCCGCAACACCTCCTCCGCCATCGCCAAGGGCACCCTCTTGTCACTCGGCCTGCCTTTCCGCCGGTCGGCCAAGCCCGAATAGCCGTGCTCTTCCAGCCTCTCCCGCCAGCGTCGCATCGTTCGGTCGCTCACTCCGATGATCTCCGCCGCGCTCCACCATGTGATCTTCTTCGCCATGGCCTTCAGCAGCACTTCTTGTAGCTTCATCATCCGCTCCACTTCCGCGGCCGGGCAATCCTTGGGGGCTTCCACCTTCCAAGACTCGCCCGCCGCTCTGCTCGAACGGACAGATCACGTGTGAACTCATGCGGACAGATCACATACTAGCGACAGATCTATATGGAAATTAACTGAAGGCCTTCCAACACAACTGCAGTCCGAGAATCGCCAGCCAGACGCACAGGGCCAGCCGGAGGGGACGGGATGGCACGACGGACGACAGGACCGCCCCGGTGACGGCGCCCACCACACCGCCCGCGACCAACTTCATCAGAATGGGCGAATCGAAGTGACCGGCGTTGAGGTGGAGGCCGCCGCCGAGGATGGAGATGACGAGGCCGAAAACCATGTCCGTGCCGACGACGTGGGCGGGTGTCAGCTTGGTCAGGTTCAGCAGGGCGACGGCGCCCATGGCACCGGCTCCGGCCGACGAGAATCCGACTTCGCCGCCGATGAGCGCCGCGATGGGTGGAAGCCATTTCGCACGGTCGATCCCATTGACGGGCGTCCGGTTCCGAATCGCCCTGTAGAGGTTGGCCAGCGAGACGGCCATAATGGTGACGCCGAGCATGCCGAAGATCACGCCGTGATAGTGGCTGGCGTCCAGGTTCTCCATGACGTAGAAGCCGAATAGCACGCCGGGAATGCCGCCCGCGCAGAGCAGGCCCAGGATGCGGTAGTCCACCTGCCGCCGCTTCATGTAGACGGGCAGGACTGCGAACTTGATTGCTGCCGCGAAGCTCAGCGCCGTGCCCACGGCGAGCGCCGGCGGCAGGTTGAAGAACAGGATCAGCACGGGGGCCGTAACACTGCCCGCGCCGACACCGGTGAGACCGACGGCGGCCGCAATCAGAAAGCCCAGTAGGTATTCCATCGACTTCTTTGACCCTGGCCCCCCGGTCGGGTGTTCGGAACATAATAGCAGCAATCGGGGCGGCGCCAAGCCAAGTGCGTGTCATACTGATCTACCAAGTATGAGATCCCTAACGATGCTCGCCCTTGCCGTCGCTGCGTCATGCCCGGTCTGCTGGAGCGCTCCGACGGTTCGTCTCCTCGCCAATTTGCCTTCTCCTCAAAGCGTCGGGACAGTCATCGGGCTGACCGCGATGCCCAAGGAAGAGGGGGATCCACTGAAGCTTCTGGGGAAGTACCGGTTCCGATTCAGCGTCAGCGTCGACGGATCCGCCTTCCGAGTCGTTCGGGATTTCAGTCCACAGCAAGGGTTTGCGTGGCGTCCGGAGTTATATGAGCACGAGGCCCGCGTCAAGGTGACGATCAAGAACGTCGCGACGAAACTGACGGCCGAGGCGGAGCTGCCGTTCCGCGTAGTGGCTCGGGTGAATGGACAGAAACCCGTGGCGACGCCGACATCGAATCCGCTGGTCGCCTTGTTCAGTGCCCCACCCTGCCCGGAAGGTAGCCGTTTCCGTGTGGCGTTCCGGCGTGAAGGCGACGAGGGGAAGGGCCAGCGTACTGGCAGCCAGCCTTGTTCCGGGTCACGGAGCAGCAACATCTATGTGGCTGGGATGCTGGCTGACTCCAGCTACGAAATGCGTGGCGAGGTGATGAAAGGCGATTCCGCGACGCCCGGGCCTCCGGTGAGTTTTCACACGGGCATTGCGGACGGAACTTACGCGCCGCTGCGGGTGGTGACGCCGCGCGACGCCAGTGCCTCGTCGCCCGAGCCTTTCCTGGTCTACAGCATCGAGATGCCGGCGCAGCGTCCGCTGGCCACGGATCTCGACGGCAATCTGGTGTGGTACCTTCCGCGCACGGAGCTCTCTCTGACGCGCATGCTGCCAGGCGGGCGGTTTCTGGTGTTTGGAGGCGGCATCAACGAAGAGAACAGCCGGCAGCAGGTGCTGGCCGAGATGGATCTGGTGGGCAACACCATTCGCGAGACCAACATTGCACGGGTGGCCGAACAACTGGAGGAACGCGGGATCCATTCCGTTTGCAAGCCGAACGGCCAGCAGTGCGTGCCAGGCTTTCATCACGACGCCATTCGCCTGCCGAACGGGCACACCATCGCCATCGCCAGCCTGGAGCGGATGATGCCCGATGGCGCCCAAGGCTCGGAGGAGCCGATTGATGTCATCGGTGTGCTGATCCTGGATCTCGACGAAGACCTGCAAGTGAAATGGTTCTGGAACGCCTTTGACCACCTCGACGTGACTCGGGCCGCGCTGTCGGACGAGAAGTGCCGCGGTCCAGTTGGAGGGGCCGGGTGCTCGCCGGTGTTTCTCGCTCCGTCCGCAAATGATTGGCTGCACGGCAACGCGGTCGCCTACAGCCGGCAGGACGGCAACCTGGTGTTGTCGATGCCGGAGCAGGACTGGGTGGCGAAGATCGACTATCGGGAGGGCAAAGGGACGGGCAAGGTACTGTGGCGGCTTGGGGAGGGCGGAGACCTGAAGGCCGAGACAACAGAGAAGGCTCCGTGGTTCTCGTACCAGCACGATGCGGGGTTTGAACCGCCGGGTTCGGATACGCTGCTGCTGCTCGACAATGGCCCCCGGCGCAAGAAGAAGGACTCCGGGGCGCACACTCGCGGACAGCAGTGGAAGATCGATGAAGTGTCGCGGACGGCGACCCTGGTGATGAGCACGGATCTGGGTGTGTATGCGCCGTGGGTCGGTTCGGCCCAACGTCTGAGCAACGGCAACTTTCACTTCACGACGGGCTCGCTGCTGCAGGACATCTCGTTCGCGGGCCGGTCGATGGAGATCACTCCGCAGGGGAAGGTGGTCTTCGCCCTGGAGACTACCGGTGCCATGATCTACAGGAGCAACCGGGTAGCCGATCTCTACACTC includes:
- a CDS encoding aryl-sulfate sulfotransferase, whose translation is MPYYWPMRDILGRLLVFASLAGSAAAAPLAVHLHATLPSPQPVGTSIGLTPRVDNAVGTHAYRYSVSVDGGPFRVVRDFSQDKEFVWTPELYEHDAAIHLIARNNKTKELAEDELRFRIISRVKGKGSVVTPTAHPLVALLSAPPCPEGSQFRAAFQPAGEETLTRTPDQPCRGTLSNNIYIAGMRADTEYRLRSEVVTGGTAKAEAWLPFHTGMIDGDFSPVSIAVPRTGGQPASDPVLIFSAASVASGRRPFAVDLDGRTIWYMRSADFLTRVLPGGRFLAMAEGQNSVNAMRRLQVLREVDLAGNVIRETNIGRVAEQLELRGIHSDCQKGSKECVPGFHHEAIRLPNGHTLAIAGLERILPAGTQGSKEPVDVLGDIVLDLDEDFQVTAFWNTFDHCDLKRASLYNAKCKEGRGGGGCTPIFLAAEANGWTHSNSLNYIASSGDFLISMPEQNWVLKIDWKNGKGSGKILWRLGKDGDFTARSDDPSPWFSYQHDAGFEPAGSNILTILDDGHVRFEHDKNAKNRGQAWRLDEEKLTATPVLNADLGVYAIAVGSAQTLKNGGYSFEAGFINPASPYGRTVETDAEGKVVFAVDVEGIVVYRSYRVSDMYSAPIK
- a CDS encoding ISNCY family transposase — translated: MMKLQEVLLKAMAKKITWWSAAEIIGVSDRTMRRWRERLEEHGYSGLADRRKGRPSDKRVPLAMAEEVLRLYQETYYDLNMRHFHEKLREQHGIQLSYTWVQKALQGAGLVAKRGRRAKHRRRREPRPLPGMLLHIDGSKHQWFSDERWYDLIVILDDATKEIYYAQLVEEESTRTVMAGLRHVIESKGLFCALYSDRGSHFFVTPKAGGKVDKGRLTQVGRAMKELGVQMIAAYSPQARGRSERSFGTWQGRLPQELRLAGITTAERANEFLAERYIGEFNEKFTVEAKETGTAFRKTTRADLNWVFTVQTERVVDRDNTVAIGDQSWQLEKSRFRHSLAKSTVTIHEHLDGTVSIRFGPHVVGRYTAEGARLRDTRQSRKEDCGKGGPEEAEENREAVSHGSHRPLEIPPSRDSHFPTAPTTTRKVRPKTRKPPSASRKGSSGAVN
- a CDS encoding sulfite exporter TauE/SafE family protein; protein product: MEYLLGFLIAAAVGLTGVGAGSVTAPVLILFFNLPPALAVGTALSFAAAIKFAVLPVYMKRRQVDYRILGLLCAGGIPGVLFGFYVMENLDASHYHGVIFGMLGVTIMAVSLANLYRAIRNRTPVNGIDRAKWLPPIAALIGGEVGFSSAGAGAMGAVALLNLTKLTPAHVVGTDMVFGLVISILGGGLHLNAGHFDSPILMKLVAGGVVGAVTGAVLSSVVPSRPLRLALCVWLAILGLQLCWKAFS
- a CDS encoding aryl-sulfate sulfotransferase, producing MRSLTMLALAVAASCPVCWSAPTVRLLANLPSPQSVGTVIGLTAMPKEEGDPLKLLGKYRFRFSVSVDGSAFRVVRDFSPQQGFAWRPELYEHEARVKVTIKNVATKLTAEAELPFRVVARVNGQKPVATPTSNPLVALFSAPPCPEGSRFRVAFRREGDEGKGQRTGSQPCSGSRSSNIYVAGMLADSSYEMRGEVMKGDSATPGPPVSFHTGIADGTYAPLRVVTPRDASASSPEPFLVYSIEMPAQRPLATDLDGNLVWYLPRTELSLTRMLPGGRFLVFGGGINEENSRQQVLAEMDLVGNTIRETNIARVAEQLEERGIHSVCKPNGQQCVPGFHHDAIRLPNGHTIAIASLERMMPDGAQGSEEPIDVIGVLILDLDEDLQVKWFWNAFDHLDVTRAALSDEKCRGPVGGAGCSPVFLAPSANDWLHGNAVAYSRQDGNLVLSMPEQDWVAKIDYREGKGTGKVLWRLGEGGDLKAETTEKAPWFSYQHDAGFEPPGSDTLLLLDNGPRRKKKDSGAHTRGQQWKIDEVSRTATLVMSTDLGVYAPWVGSAQRLSNGNFHFTTGSLLQDISFAGRSMEITPQGKVVFALETTGAMIYRSNRVADLYTPPDR